The Agromyces sp. LHK192 genome includes a window with the following:
- a CDS encoding ABC transporter substrate-binding protein yields MKLSRRTRAAAAIAGAASIALLATACSSGGDSGEGETTTLTVTTFGTFGYDDLYEEYEAANPGIEIEATNIDTGGNARTDAFTKIAAGSGLSDIVAVEEGWLGAIMEVSDQFVDLTEYGIDDRKSDWVDWKYEQATDADGRVIGYGTDIGPTGLCYNGPAFEAAGLPSDRESVATLLEGDWAHYFDIGRQYQAATGKAWFDHSGFVWNSMVNQLPEGYYTTDGELNVEDNADLKANFELLGAAVGDNLSAAQAAWDWNGGKSFVDGTFATFVCPGWMLGVVQGQTEAGGGDASTGWDFADVFPGGAGNWGGAFLSIPETSQHKEEAAKLADWLTQPEQQVKQSKAAGNFPSTTAAQEELASAAEPNEFFNGAPTGAILATRAEGVVAQFKGPDDSVIQENVFGPALTGLDRGELDTAAAWAEAIALLNELVEE; encoded by the coding sequence GTGAAGCTCTCACGACGCACCCGCGCTGCGGCCGCCATCGCCGGTGCCGCATCGATCGCCCTGCTCGCCACCGCCTGCTCGTCGGGAGGCGACTCGGGCGAAGGCGAGACCACCACCCTCACCGTCACGACGTTCGGCACGTTCGGCTACGACGACCTCTACGAGGAGTACGAGGCCGCCAACCCGGGCATCGAGATCGAGGCGACCAACATCGACACCGGCGGCAACGCCCGGACCGACGCGTTCACCAAGATCGCCGCGGGCTCCGGCCTCAGCGACATCGTCGCCGTCGAGGAGGGCTGGCTCGGCGCGATCATGGAGGTCTCCGACCAGTTCGTCGACCTCACCGAGTACGGCATCGACGACCGCAAGTCCGACTGGGTCGACTGGAAGTACGAGCAGGCGACCGACGCCGACGGCCGCGTGATCGGCTACGGCACCGACATCGGACCGACCGGCCTCTGCTACAACGGGCCCGCATTCGAGGCCGCCGGCCTCCCGAGCGACCGCGAGTCGGTCGCCACGCTGCTCGAGGGCGACTGGGCGCACTACTTCGACATCGGCCGCCAGTACCAGGCCGCGACCGGCAAGGCCTGGTTCGACCACTCCGGCTTCGTCTGGAACTCGATGGTCAACCAGCTGCCCGAGGGCTATTACACGACCGACGGCGAGCTGAACGTCGAGGACAACGCCGACCTCAAGGCGAACTTCGAGCTGCTCGGCGCCGCGGTCGGCGACAACCTCTCGGCCGCGCAGGCCGCGTGGGACTGGAACGGCGGCAAGTCGTTCGTCGACGGCACGTTCGCCACGTTCGTGTGCCCCGGCTGGATGCTGGGCGTCGTGCAGGGCCAGACCGAGGCCGGCGGTGGCGACGCCTCCACCGGCTGGGACTTCGCCGACGTCTTCCCCGGCGGTGCCGGCAACTGGGGTGGCGCGTTCCTCTCCATCCCCGAGACCTCGCAGCACAAGGAAGAGGCCGCGAAGCTGGCCGACTGGCTGACCCAGCCCGAGCAGCAGGTGAAGCAGTCGAAGGCCGCAGGCAACTTCCCGAGCACCACGGCCGCGCAGGAGGAGCTCGCCTCGGCAGCCGAGCCGAACGAGTTCTTCAACGGCGCACCGACCGGCGCGATCCTGGCCACCCGCGCCGAGGGCGTCGTCGCCCAGTTCAAGGGACCGGACGACTCGGTGATCCAGGAGAACGTCTTCGGACCGGCACTCACGGGCCTCGACCGCGGTGAGCTCGACACGGCCGCCGCCTGGGCCGAGGCGATCGCCCTCCTCAACGAGCTCGTCGAGGAATGA
- a CDS encoding M15 family metallopeptidase, giving the protein MPIDASGGRRPYDAYDRDPYDAYDHDPYGAAAPYDSSGERARLAAARAEQAEAEEAAELSRRRLRVALPLIGVLIAVAALVVGMVSGSPGGGTAGGAAAETQAPAPRPEPAAAQAPAVVDTFNRQAFSLDDPNSIWVVVNKLRPVNPEDFEPGDLVDVPVAHTWEPLMRQEASDAVVAMFDAAANEADLYLASNSAFRSYSAQEEVYGGDDETTARPGYSEHQTGLVMDIGAESGDCSLEECFGETAEGMWLRDNAYRFGFVLRYPADKRDVTGYTYEPWHFRYVGVDLATEMRETGFTTLEEFFGLPAAPDYE; this is encoded by the coding sequence ATGCCCATCGACGCGAGTGGCGGACGGCGCCCGTACGACGCGTACGACCGCGACCCGTATGACGCGTACGACCACGACCCGTACGGCGCGGCCGCCCCCTACGACTCCTCCGGCGAGCGGGCCCGCCTCGCGGCGGCCCGCGCCGAGCAGGCCGAGGCCGAGGAGGCCGCCGAGCTCTCGCGCCGCCGCCTGAGGGTCGCACTTCCCCTGATCGGCGTGCTGATCGCGGTCGCCGCCCTCGTCGTCGGCATGGTGTCGGGCAGTCCGGGCGGCGGCACCGCCGGCGGCGCAGCCGCCGAGACCCAGGCGCCGGCGCCTCGGCCGGAGCCGGCGGCGGCCCAGGCGCCCGCAGTCGTCGACACCTTCAACCGCCAGGCCTTCTCCCTCGACGACCCGAACAGCATCTGGGTGGTCGTGAACAAGCTGCGACCGGTCAACCCCGAGGACTTCGAGCCCGGCGACCTGGTCGACGTTCCCGTCGCGCACACCTGGGAGCCGCTCATGCGGCAGGAGGCATCCGACGCGGTGGTCGCGATGTTCGACGCTGCGGCGAACGAAGCCGACCTGTACCTCGCGTCGAACAGCGCCTTCCGCTCGTACTCCGCGCAGGAGGAGGTCTACGGCGGCGACGACGAGACGACGGCGCGGCCCGGTTACAGCGAGCACCAGACCGGGCTCGTCATGGACATCGGCGCCGAGTCGGGCGACTGCTCGCTCGAGGAGTGCTTCGGCGAGACCGCAGAGGGCATGTGGCTGCGCGACAACGCCTACCGGTTCGGCTTCGTCCTGCGGTACCCGGCCGACAAGCGAGACGTCACCGGGTACACCTACGAGCCGTGGCACTTCCGGTACGTAGGCGTCGACCTCGCGACCGAGATGCGCGAGACCGGCTTCACGACGCTCGAGGAGTTCTTCGGGCTGCCCGCGGCGCCCGACTACGAGTGA
- a CDS encoding MFS transporter → MPPAGRVPHRGLALGILIGNQLLAGVGVASGIAVAALLAEELTGTAVLAGLSQTASVFGAGLVAVPLARLAVARGRHVALGVGYALAALGAVLVIVAAVTTIVPLVFVGLAAFGAGAAAGLQARFAATEVAHPGFEARSMSLVLWATTIGSVAGPNLSQFGDDLGRALGLPPLVGPFLLSGAAFAISTIVVATLLRMPRPGDLEADVPASGERAGIGTESGAPADAGSDIGGSPERAPGASAPSVGAWRALSVAIRSPRSRLALAAIVCSHTVMVAVMVMTPVHMHGHGLSLSLIGLVISIHILGMYGASPIVGWIVDRLGAIPVIGVGVLILLSATAIGALAPADDLLLVPLALGLLGLGWSAGMIGGSALLTTSVDRELRVPLQGASDAAMNYAAAIAAASSGLLLVAGGFATVNLVAALVLVPLVLAGVPVIARRRSAASR, encoded by the coding sequence ATGCCGCCCGCAGGCCGAGTGCCGCACCGAGGGCTCGCCCTCGGCATCCTCATCGGCAACCAGTTGCTCGCCGGCGTCGGCGTGGCGTCGGGCATCGCCGTCGCGGCGCTGCTGGCCGAGGAACTGACCGGGACGGCCGTGCTCGCGGGCCTGAGCCAGACCGCCTCGGTCTTCGGCGCCGGGCTCGTGGCGGTGCCGCTGGCCAGGCTCGCCGTCGCGCGCGGCCGCCACGTCGCGCTCGGCGTCGGCTACGCGCTCGCGGCGCTCGGCGCGGTGCTCGTCATCGTCGCGGCGGTCACGACGATCGTGCCGCTGGTCTTCGTCGGCCTCGCCGCGTTCGGGGCCGGCGCGGCGGCGGGCCTCCAGGCGCGCTTCGCCGCGACCGAGGTCGCGCATCCGGGGTTCGAGGCGCGGTCGATGTCGCTCGTGCTGTGGGCGACCACGATCGGTTCGGTGGCGGGCCCGAACCTGTCGCAGTTCGGCGACGACCTCGGGCGGGCGCTCGGACTGCCGCCCCTCGTCGGGCCGTTCCTGCTGTCGGGCGCCGCGTTCGCGATCTCCACGATCGTGGTCGCGACGCTGCTCCGGATGCCCCGCCCGGGCGACCTCGAAGCCGATGTCCCGGCCTCGGGCGAACGTGCCGGCATCGGAACGGAATCCGGCGCGCCGGCCGACGCCGGGTCGGACATCGGCGGTTCGCCCGAGCGTGCGCCCGGCGCATCCGCCCCGTCCGTGGGCGCCTGGCGCGCGCTCTCGGTCGCGATCCGGTCGCCGCGTTCCCGCCTCGCGCTCGCGGCGATCGTGTGCTCGCACACGGTCATGGTCGCCGTCATGGTGATGACGCCGGTGCACATGCACGGCCACGGGCTGTCGCTGTCGCTGATCGGACTGGTCATCTCGATCCACATCCTCGGCATGTACGGCGCGAGCCCGATCGTCGGCTGGATCGTCGACCGGCTCGGGGCGATCCCGGTGATCGGGGTCGGCGTGCTCATCCTGCTGAGCGCGACCGCGATCGGCGCGCTGGCACCCGCCGACGACCTGCTGCTCGTGCCGCTCGCGCTCGGCCTGCTCGGGCTCGGGTGGTCGGCCGGGATGATCGGCGGGTCCGCCCTGCTGACGACCTCGGTCGACCGCGAGCTGCGGGTGCCGTTGCAGGGCGCCTCGGATGCCGCGATGAACTACGCGGCCGCCATCGCCGCGGCGTCGTCGGGGTTGCTGCTCGTGGCGGGCGGATTCGCGACCGTCAACCTCGTCGCGGCACTCGTGCTCGTGCCGCTGGTGCTCGCCGGCGTTCCGGTGATCGCGAGGCGGCGTTCCGCCGCGAGCCGTTAG
- a CDS encoding amidase domain-containing protein yields MSAFGALAVAEDAPASADAVVAEAAVSDTIAVAPGAHSGDAIAQADATAAAAGPVITSGLSVAQAPFTGGTQVTVAGTGLDQVAQVSVGGTAASIVAAADDHVTFAVPATVDTGLGDVPVTFSDAAGAPADVELPTASFTEPSAAAAATASTAGVLASVASPEAAAAEASAAPVTAAAASADALTLTYTSDPGIDAQVGYVLAYWSSYNSGQYPVITGYDCANFASQSLIARGWTMDGAWYYDAATGAMSPTWTSSTAMRDWLNSRPDLATPLEDSQRMQVKVGDIAQFDWDSSGDRDHTAVVTRVERTENGTKVWVGGHTKDADYWDVDQALATGGGSVHYFSLS; encoded by the coding sequence GTGAGCGCCTTCGGTGCCCTCGCCGTCGCCGAGGACGCCCCCGCCTCCGCCGATGCCGTCGTGGCCGAGGCCGCGGTGTCCGACACGATCGCCGTCGCGCCCGGCGCGCACTCGGGCGACGCGATCGCGCAGGCCGACGCCACCGCAGCCGCCGCCGGGCCGGTCATCACGAGCGGCCTCTCCGTCGCGCAGGCCCCGTTCACGGGTGGAACCCAGGTCACCGTCGCCGGGACCGGGCTCGACCAGGTCGCCCAGGTCTCGGTCGGGGGTACGGCCGCCTCGATCGTCGCGGCCGCCGACGACCACGTCACGTTCGCGGTCCCCGCGACCGTCGACACCGGTCTCGGCGACGTGCCCGTCACGTTCAGCGACGCGGCCGGCGCCCCCGCCGACGTCGAGCTCCCGACGGCCTCGTTCACGGAGCCATCCGCCGCAGCCGCAGCGACCGCCTCGACGGCCGGCGTCCTCGCCTCGGTCGCGTCGCCCGAGGCCGCCGCCGCCGAGGCATCCGCCGCGCCGGTCACGGCGGCCGCGGCCAGCGCCGACGCCCTCACCCTGACGTACACGAGCGACCCGGGCATCGACGCGCAGGTCGGCTATGTGCTCGCCTACTGGTCGAGCTACAACTCGGGTCAGTACCCCGTCATCACGGGCTACGACTGCGCGAACTTCGCCAGCCAGTCGCTCATCGCCCGCGGCTGGACGATGGACGGCGCCTGGTACTACGACGCCGCGACCGGCGCGATGTCGCCGACGTGGACGAGCTCGACCGCGATGCGCGACTGGCTGAACTCCCGGCCCGACCTCGCCACCCCGCTCGAGGACTCGCAGCGCATGCAGGTCAAGGTCGGCGACATCGCCCAGTTCGACTGGGACTCCTCGGGCGACCGCGACCACACGGCCGTCGTCACGCGCGTCGAGCGCACCGAGAACGGCACCAAGGTCTGGGTCGGCGGCCACACCAAGGATGCCGACTACTGGGACGTCGACCAGGCCCTCGCCACCGGCGGCGGCTCGGTCCACTACTTCTCGCTGAGCTGA